A single Ciona intestinalis chromosome 12, KH, whole genome shotgun sequence DNA region contains:
- the LOC100180283 gene encoding 1-acyl-sn-glycerol-3-phosphate acyltransferase delta-like, whose translation MGFKRSVCGKFLLAYVFITTGMAVNVLQLMTSPLGWLGLRHQKREIVAKLTYLHWILIPAIAQWWSDIEVSVTSHPDDAAKFGKENAIVLLNHKCQLDWVITWVVANCFGVMQQIKAVAKKSLMYIPIVGWAFWFNDFVLIRRNLEADRPIFKKSFELFSSITSKFWLLTFLEGTRFTTEKHRLGVKYALENGLEPLKHHLVPRTKGFALMTQGLRDTVPAVYDATLCFRDQQNPTLVDYVSGGSYHADIIIRRIPMECIPADELACSEFVHNVFKEKDDFVEFHQKNNAFPINTTILEGYVTKKLHKSRIAFYVGLAWSFLQIVPLLYFILLGLFTGTWLQIIFTVTIIATKSVSGRPLLSTSSSVGKRTTSQTNRRTFMTSLPSRNVLLFLILLAALVTATIVIVIVMTSSEHPMSSSLTNDECEVFKTVPIDSTANGHVSCSGTLQVSEGCVSETVGAWTVFYNVSQDWNRSLTYIPKEIHSFSSIVVSPPYKLSPQVCSLQLSCSFASASKLRAFLVDGNVTKPIVMSEDQCHYGYTEDMQFLSSHSSLRVIVVSNSKIELGGSSATVGFKRPGA comes from the exons ATGGGTTTTAAGCGTAGCGTTTGCGGTAAATTTCTACTAGCCTATGTTTTCATAACCACCGGAATGGCAGTCAACGTTCTAcaactgatgacgtcaccattgGGCTGGCTAGgattacgtcatcaaaaaaGAGAGATCGTTGCTAAATTGACGTATCTACATTGGATAC TAATTCCTGCGATCGCTCAGTGGTGGTCTGACATTGAGgtctctgtgacgtcacacccaGACGACGCGGCCAAGTTTGGAAAGGAAAACGCCATCGTTTTGTTGAATCACAAATGTCAATTGGATTGGGTTATCACGTGGGTTGTGGCAAACTGTTTCGGAGTTATGCAG CAAATAAAAGCAGTCGCCAAAAAAAGCCTAATGTACATTCCCATCGTCGGTTGGGCGTTTTGGTTCAACGATTTCGTTCTTATCAGAAGAAATTTAGAAGCTGACCGACCgattttcaaaaaaagtttCGAATTATTTTCGAGCATTACTTCAAAATTTTGG CTTCTTACGTTTCTTGAGGGCACTCGCTTCACAACAGAAAAACATAGACTTGGAGTTAAGTACGCACTGGAAAACGGACTCGAACCTTTAAAACACCATCTTGTTCCCAGGACAAAAGGATTTGCGCTCATGACGCAAGGACTAAGAGACACCg TACCTGCAGTGTACGATGCAACGTTATGTTTTCGAGACCAGCAGAATCCTACGCTAGTTGATTACGTCAGCGGAGGCTCATACCATGCTGACATCATCATCCG GCGAATACCCATGGAATGCATACCCGCAGATGAACTGGCCTGTTCAGAGTTCGTACACAATGTATTCAAGGAAAAG GATGATTTTGTTGAGTTCCATCAGAAAAATAATGCATTTCCAATCAATACTACGATACTAGAAGGTTACGTTACGAAAAAACTGCATAAAAGTCGCAT TGCGTTCTACGTTGGCCTGGCTTGGTCATTTTTACAAATCGTTCCTTTATTGTATTTCATTCTTCTCGGCCTTTTTACTGGGACTTGgctacaaattatttttacagtcaCAATTATTGCAACAA AGTCAGTGAGCGGACGACCTCTGCTGTCTACGTCATCATCCGTGGGAAAACGAACTACGTCACAGACCAACAGGAGAACGTTCATGACGTCACTACCCTCCAGAAATGTACTTTTGTTCTTGATTTTGTTGGCCGCTCTGGTCACGGCTACCATCGTGATCGTGATAGTAATGACGTCGTCAGAACACCCGATGTCATCCAGTTTAACAAATGATGAGTGCGAAGTTTTTAAGACGGTCCCAATAG ATTCTACAGCCAACGGTCACGTGAGCTGTTCTGGGACGCTCCAAGTATCAGAAGGGTGCGTTTCTGAAACAGTGGGTGCGTGGACGGTATTTTACAACGTATCACAAG ATTGGAACCGGAGTCTCACATACATACCCAAGGAAATCCACAGCTTTAGCTCAATCGTTGTGTCTCCACCATATAAGCTGTCACCCCAGGTATGTTCACTGCAGCTGTCTTGCAGTTTCGCTTCTGCTTCAAAACTGCGGGCGTTTCTAGTAGATGGCAACGTCACCAAGCCCATTGTGATGTCAGAGGACCAGTGTCATTATGGATATACAGAAGACATGCAGTTTTTATCTAGTCACTCATCTTTACGAGTTATCGTCGTCTCGAATTCGAAGATCGAACTCGGTGGTTCCTCGGCCACTGTGGGGTTCAAAAGACCGGGTGCGTGA
- the fhl1/2/3 gene encoding Fhl1/2/3 protein encodes MSVKLKQSSGSPECSKCVVSLMGRQYLMQGSRKFCVACYESLYCNTCQGCKSIISAESRDISYKDLHFHDTCFTCTGCAKSLANESFIHKEGKFICAKCYEDKFSPKCTTCKKAFKPGIKRMEYQGKSYHEKCFCCCSCGEAIGQKSFVKKEDGIFCKKCFELKLANKCGKCNKIIKTSGVAYKEKTFHEACFLCEGCKKTLAHEQFVTHEDAPYCVDCHVDLFSKKCHKCSKPISGFGESKMIVFEDNQWHVECFLCHMCKSPLEGEGFIMHEGDTYCTECEV; translated from the exons ATGAGTGTAAAACTAAAGCAAAGTTCGGGCAGTCCAGAATGCTCAAAATGCGTGGTCTCTCTTATGGGAAGACAGTACCTGATGCAG GGCTCGAGAAAGTTTTGCGTCGCTTGCTATGAAAGTTTGTATTGCAATACATGCCAAGGATGCAAGTCAATCATTTCTGCTGAATCAAGG GACATTTCCTACAAAGATTTGCATTTCCATGACACTTGCTTTACTTGCACTGGGTGTGCCAAGTCGTTGGCAAATGaaagttttattcataaagAAGGGAAATTCATCTGCGCCAAGTGTTATGAAGACAAGTTCTCACCGAAATGCACAACCTGCAAAAAGGCTTTCAAACCAG GCATCAAGAGAATGGAATATCAGGGTAAAAGTTATCACGAGAAATGCTTCTGCTGTTGCTCCTGTGGTGAAGCTATTGGTCAGAAAAGTTTTGTTAAGAAAGAAGATGGTATATTCTGCAAGAAGTGCTTCGAGTTAAAGCTGGCTAACAAGTGTGGAAAATGCAACAAG ATCATAAAAACAAGTGGTGTAGCGTACAAAGAGAAGACTTTTCACGAGGCTTGCTTTCTTTGCGAGGGTTGTAAGAAAACGTTGGCCCATGAGCAGTTCGTGACACACGAAGATGCGCCATACTGTGTTGACTGTCACGTGGATTTGTTTTCAAAGAAGTGCCACAAGTGCAGCAAGCCGATTTCag GTTTTGGAGAATCGAAAATGATTGTTTTCGAAGATAACCAATGGCACGTGGAGTGCTTCTTGTGCCACATGTGCAAGTCGCCGCTGGAGGGCGAGGGCTTCATCATGCACGAGGGCGACACCTACTGCACAGAGTGCGAGGTGTAA
- the LOC100175650 gene encoding 1-acyl-sn-glycerol-3-phosphate acyltransferase gamma-like, which yields MSTFQSNFIVHILLAYIFLSSGLVVNLLQFLVLPLWYLGYRDKYRELILELNRLHWCLIPGLAQWWAGVEVYMHATPDDFEKFGHETAICIMNHKGQLDWIVSWIVSDYCNILGNAKCIVKRSLGYIPMLGWSFWFAEYIFLKRKLEKDRAALDSGFRNLCTFAQDFWMLIFCEGTRWTPEKYKLGVKYAEENGMKPFKYHLVPRTKGFNLMTQGLKARAAALYDATVCFRARTDPTLAGMVNGESSRADFIIRRIPLGELPDDETESSNYVHDIYHEKDRVCEYHKFGGEFHRSDWKSPFYKGHVMRKITPNTKTNLTLAMWISLTLLSLFYYVITTLLFGSWFQIGVITAVATLVTGMFYFMMEAGKPKTS from the exons ATGAGCACTTTTCAGTCGAATTTCATTGTGCATATTCTGTTAGCTTATATATTTCTGAGCAGTGGATTGGTGGTCAATCTATTGCAGTTTTTAGTTCTACCATTGTGGTATTTGGGCTACAGAGACAAATACAGAGAACTAATATTGGAACTCAACCGTTTGCATTGGTGCT tGATACCTGGACTGGCACAATGGTGGGCGGGCGTAGAGGTGTACATGCACGCCACGCCCGATGATTTTGAAAAATTCGGGCATGAAACAGCCATCTGTATTATGAACCATAAAGGCCAGCTTGATTGGATAGTGAGCTGGATCGTGTCAGATTATTGCAATATATTAGGG AACGCCAAATGCATTGTGAAACGGTCGCTCGGTTATATACCTATGCTAGGCTGGAGTTTTTGGTTCGCGGAATATATTTTCCTCAAACGGAAACTGGAAAAAGATCGGGCAGCGCTCGACTCCGGATTTAGAAACCTATGCACTTTTGCTCAGGACTTTTGG ATGTTAATTTTCTGTGAGGGCACGCGCTGGACACCGGAAAAGTACAAGCTAGGGGTAAAGTACGCTGAAGAAAACGGCATGAAACCGTTTAAGTACCACCTTGTACCACGCACGAAAGGCTTTAATCTGATGACACAGGGCCTTAAAGCTAGAG CGGCTGCACTTTATGACGCTACGGTATGTTTTCGTGCACGGACGGACCCCACGTTAGCAGGTATGGTAAATGGAGAGTCTAGCCGAGCCGACTTTATTATCCGGCGAATTCCCCTCGGGGAATTACCCGATGACGAAACTGAGTCCTCCAACTACGTGCATGACATTTACCACGAAAAG GATCGAGTGTGCGAGTACCACAAATTTGGAGGGGAATTTCACCGTAGCGATTGGAAATCCCCATTTTATAAAGGCCACGTGATGAGAAAAATTACTCCGAACACGAA GACAAACCTGACCCTAGCTATGTGGATCTCTCTCACGTTATTGTCTCttttttattacgtcataaccaCGCTATTGTTTGGGTCTTGGTTTCAAATCGGCGTCATCACTGCAGTCGCTACATTAG ttacAGGTATGTTCTACTTTATGATGGAAGCTGGAAAACCAAAGACGTCATAA
- the LOC101242363 gene encoding uncharacterized protein LOC101242363, which translates to MFLKILFLALSLISVGDALKCYNCSSSFPSDQECLKPTTNRYALTCANNQSHCVKITLKTGSLETVERRCGSQQLNTCLNVIITACSHSCSTDLCNSATKPHVDLRFLSALMIGWVVILSSSSALLTK; encoded by the exons atgttcttgaaaatattgtttcttgCTTTGTCTTTAATTTCCGTAG GAGATGCTCTGAAGTGTTACAACTGTTCCAGTTCTTTCCCTTCGGATCAAGAGTGTTTGAAACCGACCACAAACAGATATGCTCTAACTTGTGCGAACAACCAAAGTCATTGCGTAAAGATAACATTAAAAACCGGAAGCTTAGAG acaGTTGAACGTAGATGCGGAAGTCAACAGTTGAATACATGCTTGAATGTAATCATAACTGCGTGCTCCCATTCTTGCAGTACAG ATTTGTGCAACAGTGCCACTAAGCCGCACGTAGATTTGAGATTTCTTTCCGCTTTGATGATCGGTTGGGTTGTCATTCTCTCATCTTCCAGCGCTTTactcacaaaataa